From Amphritea atlantica, a single genomic window includes:
- a CDS encoding (2Fe-2S)-binding protein translates to MSSEKRLNAPMGLLIDRAKPLSFSFEGKQYSGFQGDSIASALLSNQQWLMSRSFKYHRPRAPLTMAGQDANTLIQLGGEPNVLADREMLSEGISAEGQNYNGTLEKDKDALLGHFSRFMPVGFYYRSFFKPMGVWDKWESFIREKAGLGKLDLEFKPEYYDKKYLFTDLVVIGSGPAGLSAALKAADAGAQVLLVEEMPLLGGALTYNRFDIEGQQADELRQQLIERVTAHLNIEVMTDTVCNAWFTENYLPLIQGKRLYKLRAKECIVASGAYEQHVVFRNNDLPGIMLCSAVTRLMKLYAVKPGCKAVVLTGNDDGYLTALALLENGVEVAAIVDLRQEHPWPELLGAVRQKGIQVIQNSTVYEALPTKGNKHIRGVDIRAIVGEGEVSEFSTLLDCDLLCMSAGYMPAYQLLCQAGAQLTYNDDVAEFKLSGLPQSVHIAGSVNGLHSLDAVMSDGVNAAIRALRNLELSEESEISVSCQAKPNYSWPIFSHPKGKDFVDYDEDLQAKDIVNATRLGYRDIQLVKRFSTVGMGPSQGRHSALPTARLVAKSTDRTVTQTGVTTARPPFAPEKLAHVAGRIFDPRRHTAMHHRHLELGAKMIPAGNWRRPAYYGDAAQRDRWVREEAEHVRSKVGLIDVSTLGGIELRGPDAAEFMNRIYTFAFLKQPVGRTRYAVLTNEHGVVIDDGVACRISEDHFYVTATTSGVERVYRDMTQWNAQWRLDVDILHVTSAFAAVSLAGPDSRKVLETLVDDVDLSAEGFPYLAYREGKVAGIPARLLRVGFVGELGYEIHVPSRYGEALWDALMEAGKAFDIRPFGVETQRLLRLEKGHVIISQDTDGMSHPGELDLSWAVNRKKPFFVGCRSVDIVMAQPQTRKLVGFKLPADSSKPEEGHLVLKGDRIAGNVTSCEYSSASQAIIGLAFADIADSEPGSKINIRVAGEEILADVVKLPFYDPENLRQEM, encoded by the coding sequence ATGAGCAGCGAGAAGCGCCTTAACGCCCCAATGGGGTTGCTGATCGACCGGGCAAAACCGCTGTCGTTCAGCTTTGAAGGTAAGCAGTACAGTGGTTTTCAGGGCGATAGTATCGCCAGCGCACTGCTCTCAAACCAGCAGTGGCTGATGTCCCGTTCGTTTAAATATCACCGTCCCCGTGCGCCGCTGACCATGGCGGGGCAGGATGCCAATACCCTAATTCAGCTGGGCGGTGAACCCAACGTCCTGGCCGATCGGGAGATGCTTAGTGAAGGTATCAGCGCAGAGGGGCAGAACTATAACGGCACCCTGGAGAAGGATAAAGATGCCTTGCTGGGTCACTTTAGTCGCTTTATGCCGGTGGGGTTTTACTACCGCAGCTTCTTTAAACCGATGGGCGTGTGGGATAAGTGGGAAAGTTTTATCCGTGAAAAAGCCGGACTGGGTAAGCTCGATCTGGAGTTTAAACCGGAATATTACGACAAAAAATACCTCTTCACTGATCTGGTTGTCATCGGCTCTGGCCCGGCGGGTCTGAGTGCGGCACTGAAAGCCGCCGATGCCGGTGCTCAGGTGTTGCTGGTCGAGGAGATGCCCCTGCTGGGTGGTGCGCTGACCTATAACCGCTTTGATATCGAGGGTCAGCAGGCGGATGAATTGCGTCAGCAGCTGATCGAAAGGGTCACTGCGCACCTCAATATTGAGGTAATGACCGATACCGTCTGTAATGCTTGGTTTACCGAGAACTATCTGCCGCTGATTCAGGGTAAGCGGCTGTATAAACTGCGGGCGAAAGAGTGCATCGTCGCTTCCGGTGCATATGAGCAGCATGTGGTGTTCCGTAATAATGATCTGCCGGGCATTATGCTGTGCAGCGCGGTTACCCGGTTGATGAAACTCTATGCGGTGAAACCGGGGTGTAAAGCGGTGGTGCTGACCGGTAATGATGACGGTTACCTGACCGCGCTGGCGCTGCTTGAAAATGGTGTTGAGGTTGCTGCTATTGTTGACCTGCGACAAGAGCATCCCTGGCCAGAGCTGCTGGGCGCAGTGAGACAGAAGGGGATTCAGGTAATACAGAACAGCACCGTTTATGAAGCGTTGCCAACCAAGGGTAACAAACATATTCGTGGCGTGGATATCCGCGCCATTGTCGGTGAGGGAGAGGTCAGTGAATTTTCTACCCTGCTGGATTGTGATCTGCTCTGTATGTCGGCGGGTTATATGCCGGCTTACCAACTGCTGTGTCAGGCAGGGGCTCAGCTTACCTATAATGATGACGTTGCCGAATTTAAATTATCCGGCCTGCCTCAGAGCGTGCATATCGCCGGATCGGTTAATGGGTTACATAGCCTGGATGCAGTAATGAGCGATGGTGTTAATGCCGCCATCCGTGCTTTACGCAACCTGGAACTGAGTGAAGAATCAGAAATCAGTGTCAGCTGTCAGGCGAAACCGAACTATAGCTGGCCGATCTTCAGTCATCCGAAAGGTAAGGACTTTGTCGACTACGATGAGGATCTGCAGGCTAAAGATATTGTTAATGCCACCCGGCTGGGGTATCGCGATATCCAGCTGGTTAAGCGTTTCTCTACGGTGGGTATGGGGCCTTCTCAGGGACGCCACTCGGCGTTGCCTACGGCCCGGCTGGTGGCTAAGTCTACCGATCGTACGGTCACCCAGACCGGTGTGACCACTGCGCGTCCGCCGTTTGCTCCGGAGAAACTGGCACATGTTGCCGGGCGGATCTTTGATCCACGCCGTCATACCGCTATGCACCACCGTCACCTTGAACTGGGCGCGAAGATGATTCCGGCGGGTAACTGGCGCCGTCCTGCTTACTATGGCGATGCTGCTCAGCGGGATCGCTGGGTTCGTGAGGAAGCAGAGCATGTGCGCTCCAAAGTCGGGCTGATCGATGTCAGCACACTGGGGGGCATCGAACTGCGGGGGCCGGATGCCGCCGAATTTATGAACCGGATCTATACCTTTGCCTTCCTTAAACAGCCGGTGGGCAGAACCCGCTACGCTGTACTGACCAACGAGCATGGTGTGGTGATCGATGACGGTGTTGCCTGTCGTATCAGCGAGGATCATTTCTATGTGACCGCGACGACCAGTGGGGTCGAGCGGGTCTATCGGGATATGACTCAGTGGAATGCCCAGTGGCGGCTGGATGTCGATATTCTGCATGTGACTTCGGCCTTTGCCGCTGTCAGTCTGGCCGGACCCGATTCCCGTAAAGTGCTGGAAACGCTGGTAGACGATGTTGACCTGAGTGCGGAAGGTTTTCCCTATCTTGCCTACCGTGAAGGCAAGGTGGCAGGTATTCCTGCGCGTCTGTTGCGGGTGGGTTTTGTCGGAGAACTGGGATATGAGATCCATGTGCCTTCCCGCTATGGTGAAGCGCTGTGGGATGCATTGATGGAAGCCGGTAAAGCGTTTGATATCCGACCGTTCGGGGTGGAAACCCAGCGACTGCTGCGACTCGAAAAAGGCCATGTGATTATCAGTCAGGACACCGATGGCATGAGCCATCCGGGTGAGCTGGATCTGAGCTGGGCGGTGAACCGCAAGAAACCGTTCTTCGTCGGTTGCCGCTCAGTCGATATCGTTATGGCTCAGCCACAAACCCGTAAGCTGGTCGGTTTTAAACTACCGGCTGACAGTAGCAAACCCGAAGAGGGGCACCTGGTACTGAAAGGGGATCGGATCGCAGGTAACGTGACCTCCTGTGAATACTCTTCTGCCAGTCAGGCCATTATTGGTCTGGCCTTTGCGGATATAGCGGACAGTGAACCCGGTTCGAAGATCAATATCCGGGTCGCGGGTGAAGAGATTCTGGCCGATGTCGTGAAACTGCCGTTCTATGATCCTGAAAACCTGAGACAGGAGATGTGA
- a CDS encoding sarcosine oxidase subunit delta yields the protein MKIINCPLNGPRNSSEFVHGGELRQMPDPNNCTDKEWADYVFYSDNQIGLITEWWLHAPSGYWFIAERHTGSDEIMRTYDPSEIFTHRVEFTEKEERSPSEEVEA from the coding sequence ATGAAGATTATTAATTGTCCTCTGAATGGACCCCGCAACAGCAGCGAATTTGTTCACGGTGGCGAGTTGCGTCAGATGCCTGACCCCAACAACTGCACCGATAAAGAGTGGGCCGATTACGTGTTTTACAGTGATAACCAGATCGGTCTGATCACTGAATGGTGGCTGCATGCGCCATCCGGATATTGGTTTATCGCTGAGCGGCATACCGGCAGCGATGAGATTATGCGGACTTACGATCCCTCTGAAATATTCACCCACCGGGTCGAATTTACCGAGAAAGAAGAGCGTAGTCCGTCTGAGGAGGTGGAAGCATGA
- a CDS encoding FAD-dependent oxidoreductase, producing MPFSLLKYGLNKDYPFEQNADLPAPSALKSHYDVVIIGGGGHGVATAYYLAKYHGITNVAVLEKGYLGGGNTARNTAVIRSNYLTSEGVKFYSESVKLFQELSNEFDFNIMYSRRGQLTLAHSDAAVRGFRQRTEVNKHFGGKTELIDPQQIRELVPTLNMNPADQPVLAGLWHMDGATARHDAVAWGYAKGATQRGVELHQLTEVTGINTENSKVSSVETNRGKVNCGCVVQAVAGMSSVVAAMAGIRMPITTYPLQAMVTQPVKPFLDPLVSSPALHCYVQQTGRGELVFGGGSDPYPLYGTRSTMDLKESLLAHAVELFPFMANMRLMRQWAGLTDMTSDYSPIMGLSPVENYYLDAGWGTWGFKSTPICGKTMAELVATGKVPELIEPFAMSRFDTFRQVNEMGATAASH from the coding sequence ATGCCTTTCTCATTACTGAAATACGGTCTGAATAAAGACTACCCGTTTGAACAGAATGCGGATCTGCCAGCGCCCTCTGCTCTGAAGTCTCACTACGATGTGGTGATCATCGGAGGTGGCGGGCATGGTGTGGCGACAGCCTATTATCTGGCGAAATACCACGGTATTACCAATGTTGCGGTGCTGGAGAAAGGTTATCTGGGCGGCGGTAACACGGCCCGTAACACGGCGGTTATCCGTTCCAACTATCTGACCTCAGAAGGCGTTAAGTTCTACAGCGAATCGGTGAAGCTGTTTCAGGAACTGTCCAATGAGTTTGATTTCAACATTATGTATTCCCGTCGGGGACAGCTGACGCTGGCGCACTCCGATGCGGCGGTGCGCGGCTTCCGGCAGCGCACCGAGGTGAATAAGCATTTTGGTGGCAAGACCGAACTGATTGACCCGCAGCAGATCCGTGAGCTGGTGCCGACTTTGAATATGAATCCTGCGGATCAGCCGGTGCTGGCGGGTCTGTGGCACATGGATGGGGCAACCGCCCGGCATGATGCGGTGGCCTGGGGCTATGCCAAAGGCGCGACTCAGCGAGGTGTGGAACTGCATCAGCTGACTGAGGTGACCGGCATTAACACCGAAAACAGCAAAGTCAGCAGTGTTGAAACCAATCGCGGCAAGGTTAACTGTGGCTGTGTGGTGCAGGCGGTGGCCGGTATGAGTTCTGTGGTCGCGGCAATGGCCGGTATCCGCATGCCGATTACCACGTATCCGCTGCAGGCGATGGTGACTCAGCCGGTAAAACCCTTTCTCGATCCTCTGGTCAGCTCTCCGGCGCTGCACTGCTATGTTCAGCAGACCGGTCGTGGCGAACTGGTGTTCGGCGGTGGCTCTGATCCCTATCCGTTATATGGCACCCGTTCCACCATGGACCTGAAGGAAAGCCTGCTGGCACATGCGGTTGAACTGTTTCCGTTTATGGCCAATATGCGGCTGATGCGACAGTGGGCGGGGCTCACTGATATGACCTCGGACTACAGCCCGATCATGGGACTCAGTCCGGTGGAAAACTACTACCTGGATGCAGGGTGGGGAACCTGGGGCTTTAAGTCGACACCGATCTGCGGCAAAACTATGGCTGAACTGGTCGCAACCGGCAAGGTGCCGGAACTGATCGAGCCGTTCGCAATGTCCCGCTTCGATACCTTCCGTCAGGTTAATGAGATGGGCGCTACGGCGGCCAGTCACTGA